Part of the Nitrososphaerales archaeon genome is shown below.
TCTTTGGGCTCATAGGGTATCTTATCATACTTTGGCAGATTCTGTAGATCTTCTTGACAGCGAGTAATAGCGTAAGCCTCGGCCAAGGCCTCCTCCAGATTCCCCACACATCTCCTTACCTCATACACTTTATTACGGTAATCCCAATAATTATCCTCCATCAGTATCTTACTCCCCCTTTGTACTAGATAGTGGAAGATTCCATGCCTTCTAACAAAATGGGAGAAAGCCCATCTGAATGATTCAATAAGTTCCTCGGTTGGTGGAGGGAGTTCTAAACTCGACCGAACCCTCATTAGACTCTCATCAGCATAGTACACAATCCTTTCTACGTTGTATGTGATTCGAGCTCGAGATTTTGCTGGATGATATTCAACAAATTCATCGGTCGCGATCTCTAAGCCAAAGTCTATTTTAGATACATTTAAGGATTTAAATCTCTCCGCATCTGAAGGTCTTTCTTCATTGCTTTTATCGATCTTTGTAGGCTCTCTTAAAATCTTACTTAACACTTCATCCCAGCCCAAAATCGCTCAATTTTCTTTAAGAGTAACTTTTTTAAAATTTTTAGAGAGGCGTTATAATAGAGATGATGTAATCACGCCATTAGAATCGATGTGGGCTTTTATATTATTACGATAAGACGATAAGGCATCATACGTAACAGGTGTGGATGATTTTTTCAAGATTAACTGGTCCAGAAGAAGTCTTCAAGTTTTGTAGCACCGAGAATTTCATCGAATTCGTAACCTAGAGCATCCAACAACTGTTCGAATGTTCCACGCAGATACTCTAGATATTTAGCTACATCTACCTCCTCTATCCTAGCCAACTCGACGGGCTTCACACCTGGAGGGGTTATGGTCTTTACAAATGAGATTATATCACCAGCCTTCACCTCTTTACCTCGACTTATCAATAGCCTTGCTGCCCTTACATGTTGAGGCGTAGTCTTTACGTACTTGTCGGGAGGTTTACTGGCCATTACATTAAAGGCTAGATCCTCCAACGGTACTTTTCTATTCTTCAATGCGAGGTATCGTTCCCTAAGATCCCTTTTTATCTCTTCACGCGCCCTTTCAAACTCGTCTGGAGACCTCACCTTACTTAAAGTATTCACTGAATTATAAAAGGCATCTTTGATGAATGTAGGGATGTGGCTCTTCTTCCCGGTCAATCCTTTAACATCCACACTACCATCGGGTAGAACACCCAAGTAATTCTTCTTTCTTTGGCTAAAAGCTACGTATCTATAATTCTTATCCAAGTCCAATTCGATACCCAGCTCTCGATCTGCCCAATTCGAGATGACTTCTATCTGATACTGTGTAGGGCTCTTCAAGAATAGACTATCTGTATCACCGTAGATGACCTCGATACCGAGCTCCTTACACTTTTCAATAGTTTTGGATATTATGTACCTACCTATAGCTGCTGTAGCATCTGCAACCGGTAGATAGTACAATGGAAAGATCTCAGCACCCATCACACCGTAAGATGCATTCAAGATCACCTTTAACGCCTGTGAAACTACGTTGTAAAGTGTCTTTTCTTCGATCGTAAGTGAGGGGTTCTTCGATAATGGCTTATAATACTTTACTCTAAGGTCTCTAAGTGAGCCTATGATGAGAGATGCCAAGCCTCTCCGCTTTTTACATACCCAATGCTCGGTATCGGGGACCAGATTGATCTTACATTCCTCATGTATGCAACGAACGGTTTCGAAGGATAGATTATAGACCTTGATGATGCTAGGGTATAGTGAAGCGAAGTCTAAGACTGCAACATTAAAGTGCACACCGGCCTTCGGTACTACCACTAAACCACCTTTATACTTCTTCCCCTTCGTGATCGATTCAGAAACTCCTCCACTCCTCCTTTCTAACTCATCTTTTCTCGGTATCAACGCATTCATCCTCCTCAATTCGAAATAAAATAGACTCCGAATCCAGTTTGAAACACCCACCCTCGCAGCATCGTCCATCGGCATCCTTGCAACCCTTGCTATTACAAGAAGTAATTTCATCAACAAGTCATCATTGAAGCTGGTAAGTGTATAGGTGATATACGCATCATTATGACAGTACTTGGCCAGATCGTACAATGGTAGTGTAGCTAACGCCCCTTCAAACTCTAACTTCTTCTGCCCGATCAATGCCTCACTTATACCGTTAAGGGTATGATCGACATACTTGTTACCGAATGCGTACACTTGTATCGATTTATTCATGAAGAATTTGTATAAGTCTATATGGACACCGTGCTTTATGTAAGCAACATCCTTACCGAGGGCGATCGGTATCTGCTCCTTCGTAAAGCCAAGCTTTAATGCCCTATGGTACAAGTATTTGAGGTCGAAATCGTCACCATTGAATGTTATAAGGAATGGATAATTGATAATATATTCGAAGATCCTTGAGATCATCTCCCTTTCGCTATCGAAGAATCTGATCTTTACATTCTCCGGAAGTGTATTTACACCCAGCTCCACATCACGCTTTAAGATAAAGACTTCATTCAGACCATCACTACCTACAAAGGACGCTGCCACAACCTCGTGCCGGGCTTCATCGGCATCGGGGATTCTATTCTCTTCGGTGAATACTTCTATATCTAACGCTACCCGGTGTAGACTCGGTAACGGCTGATTAAGGAGCTTTGCCCAGCTCAATATATGCTCCTTAAAATCTGGGTGTGATTCATCCAAAGTTCTTTTTAAACTCTCATAAACGACCTTTGGAATTTCATAATCTACCGGAACGATCCTCGAATCCTTTATCTCATAGTAAGCACCTACGAGTAAATTTTTATCATATAAGAAGTTTTCATAATACTTGATATCAGCCTCCCAAGCCTCGATTACATTTCTTATACTCTTCTCCGATGGAGAGCCTCCTATAGCTAAAGGATCCGTCGCTATAATCTTTGTAACCTTTATCTTACTATCGTTCAGTAGATCGATCTTCTCCTCTATCTCTAAATTTACAATATCTGCACGATCCTTCAAATATTCGAGTTCCTCTTTAGGGAGTTTGGAGTAGCAGTAAGGCTTATGGCCTGTATTATCATACCAGAGTCGAATGGTTTTCGATTCAGGATTGTAGAACTTTAGTACTGCAACTTTAGATTCTCCATCATAAGTAGCTGAGACCAATAGAGATGGTGGTAGATCGCTAGTATGTTTTAATAACTCCTTCATCTTCCCGTAGTAAGGTTCGGTCAATTCGCTCACTCGGTTACTCCACCATTAAAAATAAGAAGAAGATGATATTAATAACTTTGCAAAAGGTTAAATGGTGATTGCTACATACTTTATGGCGCATTGGTCTTTAATTGGCGTATCAAAGCGAATGTAGCATTACCGATGGCTTTCATTACCGTAGGTATCCTTTGGATATACGCTTCCCTAAGTGGTGAAGGGAGTGAATTATTGATCATTCCGGGAGTTATAAATTGGATAATCGCAACTCTCTTAATATTCAAAGTCCAAAGAATCCCCTTGAAAGGGCTGATCTTATCGACTACTTTATACAATCTTATAATCTCGTTAAATCAGACTTACTTTGTTTTGTTAAATTTCAGCCTTACGATCTTCACCTTGATCAACTTATTAATCTATGGCACGCTTTCAACCATCTTCTTATTGGTCTCTTTCCTCATCTACCTTAAACCCCAGATTTTACTTCCTCACTCTCCAACCTCTGGAGAAAGTAAAATCCATAAAAAGAAAGAATCGTTATAACTGTGAAGAACTTTGTTGCGAATACGATATTCCAAGGTGTCTTGGGATTGGGGAATGGGTTCTTGATCAGATCTGGATTCAATTCACCCCTGATCTCGGCAGCCGATATCAGACCACTCCATAGAGTGAAATTGAACATCACCTCGTAAAGTGCCATAGATCCTACGAAGAATAGGAAGAATCGAAGGAAATCCCTTACGGGCTTTCGTACCTTTGCGATCCTCTGCTTATTCAACTCGAGCATGGTAAATGTGAGTACGATGAGTGATGCGACCATCCATGTTACGGGTTTGGCGTAAAAGAGCGGGAAGACCGTTATGTAAGGGAATTCGATTGTAACCAATGTCTCACCCACAACATCTACACCTTGTATTATCGTGGCCACAATTCCGTAGATGCTAGTGCCACACAATACTACTAAGGCGATGATAGCAAAAATCTTGTAGAGCTTTTTGATAGATGGGTCGAGCTCTCTACTCATCGCCGTTCTCGCATATTATTCGTATCGGTTATAAAAAAGTATTACTCTAAAATTCTAGTCTTTAATCGCTTTCTCTCAATTTCAAAATCTCGAACCTTTTCAAATCACCAATAAATATTTAAGTATGTGAATCTTTCATTTGGAGTCAAGCGGGTGGTGGTCCTCCCACCGTTCCGCTATATAAACCCCGGTCGGGAGGTGATAAAATCGAAAAGAAGGATCTGGCACTCACAGCACTTTTAGCTAGTGTGTATGTTGCGGCTGTAGTCACATTGGCCCCGATCAGCTTCGAAGTCTTTCAGATAAGAGTGGCCGATATTTTAATGCCCTTATCCATAATCTTCGGTATACCTGCAATCGTAGGATTGACGATCGGTGCGTTTATAGCGAACTTCGCGAGCCCATTCGGTATAATCGATGTTGTAGGTGGTAGTGTGGCTAACTTTCTCGCATCTTATATGGCTTGGATAATTGGTAAAAGACGTTTCAGAGGTTCGTGGATTATCGCTATACTTGTAGAGAACCTGACCATAACCTTCATAGTCGGTACTTACCTCGCATATTTGCTCACATTGCCCTTTATAGTAGGATGGTTCGGTGTATTCCTCGGTTCATTCGTCAGTATGAATGTTGGAGGATATCTCTTATTAAAGGCACTGAGTAAGAGATTAGGAAGATCACGACTCATTTCGATCTAGTTTGATAGATGGGTTTTTAAAATTGCTTTAGTTTCGATGGTTGTAAGAATCATAAGAAAGCTTTTTCTTTAACATTACTATTAATCTTTTCAACCATCTTGGATAATGGTGATAGAGATTTTAAACGACCGAGTTATATAGTGGTAACGGAAAAGCCGAGCGTGGCAAGGGCGATAGGACGGGTACTTAAGAAGACCGGTTCGAATATTTTCATAATCGCCCTTAGAGGGCACTTGATGAATTCTGACCTTCCAAAGGGGTTCGAATGGGGCAGGGTGGATCCAAAAGAGATATTCAATCTAAGAAGGGTCCCCATGGTGATAAAGGATGGTAAGAAGTATGAAGAGTTAAAAAAGACCCTCAATGAAGTTAAAGGAGCGCTCGTAATCGCTACCGATAATGATTCAGAGGGAGAATTGATAGGTTACGAAGTTCTAAAGGTTAGCGAGCATGTTAAGAATGATTTAGACATCTTTAGGATGAGGTTCAACAGTGTCGATGAATCGGAGATCATCAAGGCGTGGAATAACCTTGAGAAGGGGTTAAGATGGAGGTGGGTTTATAAAGCGCTCTTCAGACAGACTTTCGATCTCATCACCGGTTCGGCCTTCACACGATTGTTGACAGGTTTAACGAATAAGCTCATCTCTTGGGGTAGTTGCCAAACGCCCACCCTCTACTTCATCGTAGAAAGAGAAAGGGAGATCATGAACTTCAAACCTAAAAAGTTATGGTTCATCGAAGCTGTGCTTGAAGGTAACCTCTCGGTAAAGTCTAAAATATTTTATGAAAGGGAGAAGGTGGATAAACTTTATGAAGGTATTAAAGATGCTTCTTACGCCTTGATCTCTTCATACTCAGAGTTTAAGAGCATTAAGAAGAGGCCACTCCCTTTGATCACCGACGATCTTTTAAGGGACTTCGTAAAATTATCGGGAATAACCTCATCAAAGGTCCTGAATCTGGCTGAAGAGCTCTACTCGAATGGATACATTTCATATCCAAGAACGGAGACCAACATATACCCTAAAGGTTTTGATTTTGATAAATGCTTAAGGGCAGTTTTAGACTCACAGATAGGGAAAGAGGTCGCCGATAAGATAGTTAAGCTCGAACCTTTGAATGGTAGGCTCGATGATAGGGCACATCCTCCCATTCACCCATTAAAGCCATATCCGATGGATCGATCCCTAAAGTGGAAGCTCTGGGAGTATGTAGCGAGAAGGTTTGTGGCTAACGCATACTGTAAAGATGCATTGAAGGTTAATCAAAAGGTTGAGTTGGTCATAGAAGGTATCAAATTCTTCTCAGAAGGGTCATACCTTTTAGAGGAAGGGTTCTACAGGGTCTTTCACTACTTTAAGCCCGATGAAGATCCATTACCAAGGTTAAAAGAAGGGGCGAGTATAAAGGTTATCGAAATCAAGTTAAGGGAGGGGGAGACGAGACCTCCCAGTAGAATGAAGGAGCCGGAGCTCCTATCCGCGATGATCAAGAGCCACATCGGTACCGATGCTACAAGGGCTACATTCCCTCAATTGATAGTAGAGAGGGGTTATGCGTTAAAGAGTGGTGTATTCATTCCTACGAAGCTCGGAATGGGCTTTATAGATGTTTTAGAGAAGGTCGATAAAAGGCTCGTTACACCAGAGACGAGAAGGTTCGTTGAAGAGCTCATGGGCAGGATTGAGAATGGAGAGATCGGGATCGATGAAGCGCTCGAAAAGTCCATCAGTATTTACAAAGAGCTTTACTTGAGGTGTGAGAGTATGAAGGATGATATTAAGAAGAGCCTCCTTCCTTGTTTAGAAGATAGTAATGGTATTTAGACACGATTTCGCATAGCCAAATCTTTATACTCGTTATAGAGCATCTGAAGGCTCTATTCATAAATAGAAGCGTAAACCTATACTTCTATCGATAACCGATCTTGCCCGTGCTTTGTGTTAAATGTAAAGATCGATATGCAGAGGTCAGCGTAGCTGATGGAAGGTTAAGACTATGCCCAGAATGCTTTACAGATTATTTTGAGAGGAGAGTGAGGGAGGCTGTCGAGAAGTATCACATGTTCAACCTCGATGAAAGGGTAGCGGTAGCGGTATCGGGTGGTAAGGATAGTGGTGCATTGCTACGTTCATTGAGAAGGGCCTTTCCTAACCTTGATATCGTTGCGCTTCATATCAACTTAGGAATCGAAGGTTATTCAGACCATTGTGAGAGTAAAGTAAGGGCACTTGTAAGGGAGGAGGATGTAGACCTTCATGTGTTTAGATTGATCGATGAAGGATTTACTATAGATGATTTTCGGAAGACCATCTATAAAAATGAAGTATGTTCGCCCTGTGGGATTGTAAAAAGGCATCTGTTGGATAAAATGGCTCTAGAAATCGGTGCGAAGGTCCTTGCTACTGGCCATAACCTTGATGATGTGCTCTCCACACTACTTCACACATTCTTCTCAGGGGACTTTGTCCAACTCGTGAGGCTCAAGCCAGTGTTGATACCGAAACATCCTTATCAAACGAAGAAGGTCAAACCATTGATCAAGTTGAGTGAGTTTGAAGATTATCAGTACGCTTTATATACAGAGATACCTATTAGAACGATCAACTGCCCCCACTCGATAGGAACCAAATCGAGAGAGGGTAAGAAGATCCTTGATCTTTTGAGTGAGGGTAATCCAAACTTTAGGTATCAAGCCCTCTCCCTCTTTTTAAAGAAGCTTATACCCATGATCGAAGATAGGGTGGAACGGCCGGAGTTGAGGAGTTGTATAAAATGCGGTTTCCCCAGCTCTGCAGAGGTGTGTGCTTACTGTAAAAGGGTAGAGATGGTGAAGAAGGTTGGTGGAAGAGGTTAAATTCGTAGCTGTGGCCCATTGCATTCTCAACCGAGGGACACGTTGGTGGAGAAAGGGTAAGCGTGTAGAAGGGGGAGTGGTAAAAGAAGTGATTGATAAATTGGCTGAAATGGGTATAGGGATCTATCAACTACCCTGCCCTGAATTTACGTACCTTGGTAACCCTAGAGAGCAGATGACGAAGGATGAGTATGAGTCTATCGATCATTATAGAGAGCATGTGAAAGAACTTGCGAAGATGGTAGGCATGAATATCGAATCCTTGATAAAGATGGGGAAGGAACCTAAGCTCAAGATCTTAGGAATTATAGGAATCACTCGCTCACCCAGTTGTGCGGTAAAATGTATCCCTGTTGGGAATGGTTATCGTGAAGGCTTAGGAATCTTCTTTGAAGAACTCTTATCCGAGTTTGAAAAGAGAGGTATCATCGTACCTACCTTTGAAGTAGATATTAAAGATTTAGAGAAGAGCATCCTCGATCTAGAGAGGTTCATTCGTGATCGACTGGACGCTAACCTCTAATTCTATAAAAACGTAAATATTATATGTGCGCTTAGATTAGCTCTATTCTGTATTGAAATTAAGGGCGGTCCTCTTCGATTTAGATGGAACTCTGACCAAATTCCTTTTAGATTACAAGAAGGTCAGATTCAAAGCTATAGAAATTTTGAGTGAATACGATCTTAAAGGTGTGCAGCTCGATCCGAATATCAGTGTGTATTTAACGTTGAAGAAAGTAAAGGATATTATAGATCCATCGACCTTTGCTTCCATAAAGAAGAGGATATATCAAATCTATGAAGAAGTGGAGATCGAGGCGGCTGAAAGAGTTACACGTGACACTTCGGTTGAAATTCTAATAAAAACACTTCGTGAAATGAATTTGAAGATAGGTCTGGTGACGAATAACGGGCGAATAGGTACGATGAAGAGTTTAGAGAAGTTGGGATTAAGAGATGCCTTCGATGTAATTGTGACTCGAGACGACTCTGATGAATTAAAGCCCGATAAAGGAGGTATGGTGAAGGCCTTACGATCGTTAAATGTCGAGCCCAATGAAGCCCTATTCGTAGGAGATAGTGTTGCGGATATAATTGCAGCGAAATCTGCAGGTTTAGTGTCAGTAGCGGTACCTACTGGACCATTTAGTGTGGAGGAATTGTTAAAGGCAGCCCCCGATTACTTTATCGATTCGGTACATTCGTTACCGGAGCTCATTCGATACTTGAACGAATCTTGTGAAGGTAGCTTAGAGGCTCTAAACGAATCTTAAATCATTAGGATTATTAGGATTATTAGGATTAAAGCTTCATGTAAAGTTTCAGTGTCGGATTTTTTAAAAAAATAATTTTTTCTCTGCGTGAGTGACACCAAATTATCCTTTTCGAGTTTGAATAATGGCGCTAAATTTCATCACGGTGAAGTGATCTTTGAGATCGCTTCACAGATCATTCGATGTGTCTCCAAAGGTGGTGGGACCGCATTTATCATAAAGACCTGTACTCTTCCGAACAGGTCTTTAAAGAATTTACTCCTCAATCTGGTCTTTCGTTCATTCACCACCAGTAGATGAGGGTTGCAAAAGTTCGTCCTCTCCATATAATCGACCGCTTCCTCTGATTCGATCCTCTTTATTAGTACCTTATCGTTTACATCTCTCTTCAGTATAATCACACCTCTTACAGTTGTTAATGGTAGTATCTTTCCCTTCCCTATAACGCTCTTTACATTTATGATAGCTCTACCCCTTGAATCGAACTCTACATTCTCGATCAATCTTTGATATTCACCCCATATATTCGCAATATCAGCCTGGACATAGAAGTTCTTCTCTGAGCTGAACGCTATTGCATCATTATCTTGAAGCCTTACGAAGAACCAATCGTCAGCCACCACTCTCACACCATCCAATCTTAAAAGCCCATACGTATGAGTCGTCTTGCCCGTACCCGATGGGGCGATTAGAGATATTCCACAACCTCCCAAATCGATACACGCACCATGTACGGGATAGATGTAGTGTGCATCTTCTGTTATATCTCCCGCTATACTTAGAGCGATGGACTTGATCCAACCGTAGTAATCTACATTTAATACAAAGGCTGTCTTCGAAATAGGTTCGTAGATGACTCTTGGCTCACCAATCTCATCTTCATTGGTTACGATGAGCCTCCCGTGTGAGCGGATATTGGCAGACATCGGGTAGAAGTTATCCTCCCACCGCTCTTTCACATACCTTTGATCGGTTATCAGCTTGATACAACAACCATAGATATCGGCCTTCTCTTCGAATATAAATCTACTTGCGTACTTTGAGAATAATCTATCCTTCTCTTCGATGGGGATTATCTCCTTCGTATAACGAGACGGTTTGGTCAAATTTTATCATCCCATTTAAGATGGTGGTGGCCTCTCCCCTAAAATTACGTTAAACTCTAACAACTTGCCTTCACGGAGTACAGTAATCTTTACCTGCTCACCAGCCCTCTTATTCCTCTGTAGGTATACTAGGATATCCTCGATCCCTCTAACTTCAAGACCATCTATACTCACGATCACGTCACCACCTATTACCACATTGACACCTTCGATTCGTACTGCACGATTCCCACCCTTTATCCCCGCCTTATCGGCTGGTCCACCTTTCACAACATCTCTGACCAAGAAACCTTTAGATATATTTAGCTTCATAGCATTCGCAATCTCAGGCGTAAGATTTATACCTGTAATACCCAACCACGGGTGCTCATACTTCCCCTTTGCTATGAGCGATGGTACGACCTTCTTTACCAGATTCGATGGTATTGCGAACCCTACACCAGCAAAGGCTCCCGTTGGGGAGATGATAGCGGTATTCACACCGATCACTTCACCATTCATATTCATCAGAGGCCCGCCCGAGTTTCCAGGGTTTATTGCTGCATCCACCTGAATTACATCGACTATGAGAAAACCCTGCTCCGTCTGAAGCATCCTTCCCAATTGGCTTACGATACCTTCTGTCATGGAATTGCTTAAACCGAACGGATTGCCTATAGCTACGACCTTCTGCCCTACGACGAGCTTAGAAGAGTCGCCGAGTGGAAGGGGGTTGAGTTTATCTGGAGGGGCATCTATCTTTATCACAGCCAAATCGCTGTAAGGATCTGTACCTACCAACTTGGCTGGGTATGATGAACCGTCTGGAAAGGCCACTCTGATGATATCTGCACCCTTTATTACGTGATGGTTGGTTATGATATGGCCTGCTCGATCATAGATAAAGCCCGAACCCCCGCCAGAAGAAGTTCCTAAGATGTTCTCAATCCTTACCAGCACAGCCACCACTGAAGGACCAGCCCGCTTAAATACTTCGGTCGAGTTGGAGTGTACAGTTGAAATTGTTAAATTGGCACTTACTATTCGTGACTCAATATTCATCAACTTAGATTCAATAAGTTGAAGTTGGTAGTAGATCTTCTCATTCTGCAATCTGAGGTTATTGTAATTGTTTTGAAGTTCCATATAACGAGTTTGAATGTCAAAGTATGTATATAACGAACCGATGATTAGAATGATGATGATCAACCATAAGATACTTGATAGTTTATTCTTACTACCATCTGATCTGAATTCGTCTTTGATCAAAGGGTTCAAACTTAATATGAACTTTGAAATCTGTAAGATTTAAACATTAATGAATAGATTTCAGTTTAAAATTTGAAAAATTCGAAAGGATTCAATCGGTGTATCTTAAAGACTCGATCGAGTCAGAATCCCAGAATCTCCGAGTATCTTTAAAGGTGTTGAAGAATATTTTAAGGGTTAAACGATTAAATATAATGATCCATATATGTACTTTAGGAAGGTGATATAATTGCCGGCAGCGTTCGTACTGATAAATGCTGACCTAGGCGCTGAAGAAGAATTGGTGAAGGAATTAAAAGAGATTCAGAATGTAAAAGAGGTTCATGCAGTATATGGTGTTTACGATATCATCGCTAAAGTTGAAGCTGACACTATGGAAAAGGTAAAAGAAACGGTTGCTTGGAAGATTAGAAAGCTCGATAAAGTCCGCTCTACACTCACTATGATCGTAATAGAATCCTGCTAATTTTGAATAGTTAAATAGTTTAGAGACGAATGATAATAAAGAGATAATATCCTATAGATGTTGCCCATCATTCATATAGGAATAGATGATACAGACAGTTCTAGGAGGTCTTGTACCACTTACCTAGCCTCTTTAATAGTGCAATCATTACTTGAAGGTGGAGCGGTCTTTTTAGATTACCCTAACCTTATCCGACTAAATCCAAATGTACCATGGAAGACCCGTGGGAATGGTGCGGTCGCATTAAGAGTTATGGTAAACGATCCTCACAGTACCTTCCATAAAATTTTAGACATAGTTGAGAAGAACTCGGATATCACAGATAGTAACCCCGGTGTAGTAATGTTAGAAGGCATTAATATACCTCATCGTATAAAGGCGTTCGGTGAGCTCGCTTTACATAAGATTGTAAAGAAATCACAGGCATTACAGATCATCGATGAATATGATGGGCAGTATGAAGAATTTGGGAATGGTAGAGGTATAATTGGGGCTTTAGCAGCCATTGGGAATACCCTAGAGGGAGATCATACCTTCGAATTTCTCGCTTACCGTTCCATCGATGAAAGGGGTAAGAGTAGAGGGATCGATCCCGATTCAGTTATACTTATGAGTAGAGAGACATTTCCTCAAACCTTTAACAACTATGATTTCGAAATAAAGAGGGTTTTAATCACGCCTAGAGGGCCAGACCCCGTCCTCTTTGGCATAAGAGGTGAGAATCCTAGAATACTTCTTAAAGCGGCGAGTATGATCAAGGTTTCCCAATTCATAGAGAGGTTCATGATCTTTCGGACGAATCAAGGTACGAATCTACACCTCGCCTATGAGCTCGATCTGAGCCATTTAAAGCCTTACACTTCTGGTCATGTTGTAGGCTATGTCTCCCAAAGACCTATCATCGGCAAAGGCGGCCACGTATACTTTAAGATTAGAAATGAAAAGGGTGAGGCTTGGTGTGCCGTTTATGAACCATCAGGTAGATTGAGGAAGGTCGCATCGGCATTGATACCTAACGATTTGATCGAAGTAGGTGGTGGTGTGAGGAGGAAGTATATGAAATACCCTAGCATCATCAATGTTGAATATATAAAGGTGATAAAATTAGCTAAAGACTTAGTTTATAGAAACCCTATTTGTAATAAATGTGGTAAACGGATGTCTTCAGAAGGTAAGGGGAAAGGTTACAGTTGCCTATACTGTGGATTTAAAGATAAGAATGCCCAAAAAGTAGCTATTGAAGTACCTAGAAGCCTTAAGCTCGGATTGTACCTTCCTCCACCCCATTCCCAAAGACATTTAACAAAACCCTTTCAGCGCTATGGATTGGAAAAGAATGGGTCGATGTATCCTTTGATCGAAGGATGGTTCGGTTTGATGAATGAATTTATCAAATATGTAGGGAGAGGATCGAGCTCATAGGCGAGGTGTAGGGGCGAAAGAAGATTCCACAACGATCCTCGATTTATCTAAAAATAGTATTCATATCGTTTACATCGATCGATTTTAAATCGATCTTACACCTCTAACTTTAAACATCTTAACAAATTTTTATAACTCCTTTCATCCTTTAACCTTTTATACTCTCTTAATGCATCGATGATTTCACTCACATCTTTTACTCCAATA
Proteins encoded:
- a CDS encoding QueT transporter family protein; this translates as MALTALLASVYVAAVVTLAPISFEVFQIRVADILMPLSIIFGIPAIVGLTIGAFIANFASPFGIIDVVGGSVANFLASYMAWIIGKRRFRGSWIIAILVENLTITFIVGTYLAYLLTLPFIVGWFGVFLGSFVSMNVGGYLLLKALSKRLGRSRLISI
- a CDS encoding HAD family hydrolase, producing MKLRAVLFDLDGTLTKFLLDYKKVRFKAIEILSEYDLKGVQLDPNISVYLTLKKVKDIIDPSTFASIKKRIYQIYEEVEIEAAERVTRDTSVEILIKTLREMNLKIGLVTNNGRIGTMKSLEKLGLRDAFDVIVTRDDSDELKPDKGGMVKALRSLNVEPNEALFVGDSVADIIAAKSAGLVSVAVPTGPFSVEELLKAAPDYFIDSVHSLPELIRYLNESCEGSLEALNES
- a CDS encoding DNA-directed DNA polymerase I — translated: MSELTEPYYGKMKELLKHTSDLPPSLLVSATYDGESKVAVLKFYNPESKTIRLWYDNTGHKPYCYSKLPKEELEYLKDRADIVNLEIEEKIDLLNDSKIKVTKIIATDPLAIGGSPSEKSIRNVIEAWEADIKYYENFLYDKNLLVGAYYEIKDSRIVPVDYEIPKVVYESLKRTLDESHPDFKEHILSWAKLLNQPLPSLHRVALDIEVFTEENRIPDADEARHEVVAASFVGSDGLNEVFILKRDVELGVNTLPENVKIRFFDSEREMISRIFEYIINYPFLITFNGDDFDLKYLYHRALKLGFTKEQIPIALGKDVAYIKHGVHIDLYKFFMNKSIQVYAFGNKYVDHTLNGISEALIGQKKLEFEGALATLPLYDLAKYCHNDAYITYTLTSFNDDLLMKLLLVIARVARMPMDDAARVGVSNWIRSLFYFELRRMNALIPRKDELERRSGGVSESITKGKKYKGGLVVVPKAGVHFNVAVLDFASLYPSIIKVYNLSFETVRCIHEECKINLVPDTEHWVCKKRRGLASLIIGSLRDLRVKYYKPLSKNPSLTIEEKTLYNVVSQALKVILNASYGVMGAEIFPLYYLPVADATAAIGRYIISKTIEKCKELGIEVIYGDTDSLFLKSPTQYQIEVISNWADRELGIELDLDKNYRYVAFSQRKKNYLGVLPDGSVDVKGLTGKKSHIPTFIKDAFYNSVNTLSKVRSPDEFERAREEIKRDLRERYLALKNRKVPLEDLAFNVMASKPPDKYVKTTPQHVRAARLLISRGKEVKAGDIISFVKTITPPGVKPVELARIEEVDVAKYLEYLRGTFEQLLDALGYEFDEILGATKLEDFFWTS
- a CDS encoding type IA DNA topoisomerase gives rise to the protein MVTEKPSVARAIGRVLKKTGSNIFIIALRGHLMNSDLPKGFEWGRVDPKEIFNLRRVPMVIKDGKKYEELKKTLNEVKGALVIATDNDSEGELIGYEVLKVSEHVKNDLDIFRMRFNSVDESEIIKAWNNLEKGLRWRWVYKALFRQTFDLITGSAFTRLLTGLTNKLISWGSCQTPTLYFIVEREREIMNFKPKKLWFIEAVLEGNLSVKSKIFYEREKVDKLYEGIKDASYALISSYSEFKSIKKRPLPLITDDLLRDFVKLSGITSSKVLNLAEELYSNGYISYPRTETNIYPKGFDFDKCLRAVLDSQIGKEVADKIVKLEPLNGRLDDRAHPPIHPLKPYPMDRSLKWKLWEYVARRFVANAYCKDALKVNQKVELVIEGIKFFSEGSYLLEEGFYRVFHYFKPDEDPLPRLKEGASIKVIEIKLREGETRPPSRMKEPELLSAMIKSHIGTDATRATFPQLIVERGYALKSGVFIPTKLGMGFIDVLEKVDKRLVTPETRRFVEELMGRIENGEIGIDEALEKSISIYKELYLRCESMKDDIKKSLLPCLEDSNGI
- a CDS encoding 2-thiouracil desulfurase family protein, yielding MEEVKFVAVAHCILNRGTRWWRKGKRVEGGVVKEVIDKLAEMGIGIYQLPCPEFTYLGNPREQMTKDEYESIDHYREHVKELAKMVGMNIESLIKMGKEPKLKILGIIGITRSPSCAVKCIPVGNGYREGLGIFFEELLSEFEKRGIIVPTFEVDIKDLEKSILDLERFIRDRLDANL